From Stenotrophomonas sp. SAU14A_NAIMI4_8:
AGGTGGGAGACATCCATGCCCCCATTTTACGGCATCGCGGTCGCGTGCCCTGCGACCACCTGCGTGGCCAATGCCTGTGCCTGCTGACGCAGTTCAGGCACGGCCAGGCTTTCCCACAGGCTGCCGATGCGCAGGCTGCCGAGCACGCCCAGCCGCGGTTGCGGCCGGCCCTGAGCGTCGTGCAGGCGATCGCCGGGCACGCTGCTGTCCAGGCCCAGCCCATGCGGTCCCGGCCGTGCCACGCCATCGGCCAGCAGCTGCTGCAGCAACGGGTTGCGCAGGGCGGTGGCACGGGTTTCCACGCCGGTGGCATTGATGATGCCGGCCACCGCCCAGGCCTGGTCAGCACCGTCAGCGCTGCGCCCGCTCAGCAACAGGGCGTCGTCCTGCTGGCGCACCTGCTGCAACCGTGCGCGGTGGATCTGCAGCTGGCCACTGGCCTGCAGCGCCTGCAGCTGCGCATCGATGCCTTCGGCAATGCGATGACGATGCACGTCCCAGTAGCGCACCACATGGCGCAGGAAGCGACGCTGGTCGGCTGCATCCAGGCTGCACCACAGGGCCTGCCCATGCGCGCGGATACGGTCCATCACGCCCTGCCACGGCTGCCCGGCGGCCTGCAGTTCACCGGCGTGCTGGCGCAGTGCGCGCAGTCGCTGGCGCAGGGTAAGCGGCAGCAGGCTGGCGGGATCGAAGCTCGGCAGCGCGCCATGGTCGTGCGCCAGCGGCAGCAGGCCGTGCCGCGAGATGACGTGCAGCGGGCCGCTATGGCCGGCCGCCACCAGGGCCAGCACGGTATCGGCCATGCTCAGGCCCGAGCCGACGATGGCCAGCGCCTGTGCGCCGGCCAGGGTGCGCACGCCATCGTAATCCCAGGCTTCGACCACGGCGTCGGCCGGCAATGCGTCGGCGCCGGGCACCGGCAGCGGGCGCATGCTGTTGCCGGTGGCCAGCACCGCCTGCGCGGCGCGCAGCACCTGTCCATCGCCCAGCTGCAACTGGCAGCCGTGCGCGTCCACCTGCAGGGCCAGCACCGGCTGGGCGATGACCTGCACCTGCGCTGGGCTGGCCGCAGCGGCCTGCTGCAGGCGCTGCTGCAGGTAGCTGGCGAAGTAATGGCGGCAGACATAGCGATCGCCCAGCACATCGCGTGCTTCACCCGGGTAGGCGTTGGCCGCTTCCAGGTAATCGAGGAAATCGCCGGGCTGTTCCGGGAATGCGCTCATCTTTGCCGCCGGCACGTTCAGCAGGTGCTCGGGCCACGGTGTGGAATAGGCAATGCCCTGCGCCGGCTGCGAGGCCGGCTCGAACAAAGCGATACGCAGCGGCTGCCGAGCAAGGCGCAGCACGTGGAGGGCCACCAGTACGCCGGCAGCGCCGCCACCGATGATCGCCAGGTCCGCTTCAGCGGTTCGCGCGGAATCAGTCATGCGTGGATTGTAGGCCATGGCCGGCGTGACCCGCGCCAACACGCCCGTTTACATCAGCGCATCGGCCAGCCGTGCGATGCCTTCGCGGCTGCGCCGCCACGCCGGTCGCTGCCGCCACTGCTCCAGATCGAGCAGCGTCGACTGCCGCAGGTAGTCGTCTTCGATCGCGCACAGCTGCTTCACCAGCGGGCGGTCGTAGCAGATCAGGCCGATCTCGGCATTCAGCGCGAACGAACGGATATCCATGTTGATCGAACCGAGCACCGCGATGTCTTCGTCCACGCTCATGTGCTTGGCGTGCAGGAATTGTGGCTCGTACAGCGCGATCTGCACGCCACAGCGCAGCAGTTCGTCGTAGTACGCCTCCTGCGCCCAGGACGTCAGCCGCTGGTTGTTGCTGGCCGACAGGATCAACTGCACCTGCACGCCCGACAGCGCGGCGATGCGCAGCGCGCTCAGGGTGGCCTCGTCGGGCACGAAGTACGGGGTCACCATCACCAGTCGCCGCCGTGCCAGGTGGATGAGTGCGGCCACGGCATCGCGCGCATTGCTGTACGGGTAGGCCGGGCCGCTGGGCAGCAGCTGGGTGGCGATGTCGTCACTGCACACCGGCACGTTGGCGATCACCTCCAGGCGCTGCCCGGTTTCCATGTACCAGTCGCTGGCGAACACCGCTTCCAGATGCGCCACCGCCGGGCCGCGCACGCGCGCCACCAGTTCACGGTTGGGATGGCCGGGCACGAACTGCGGGCCGGCCAGGTTCTGCGAGCCCACGTAGGCCACTTCGTTGTCGATCACTGCGATCTTGCGGTGGTTGCGCAGGTCCATGCGGCCGCTGCGGCGCCAGCGCAGGCCGCCCGGCAGCATCGCGCGCACTTCCACATCGCGTGCCTGCAGCCGTTTGCGGTAGGCGCGCAGGCCGCGCTTGGCGCCGACGGCATCAAGCAGCACGCGGCACTGCACGCCACGCGCGGCGGCTCGCTGCAGGGCTTCGACGATGGCCTCGCCCACGGCGTCATCGAACATCAGGTAGTAGAGCAGGTGCACGCGGTCTTCGGCCTGGTCGATATCGGCAATCAGGCTGTGCAGCGATTCATCGTAGTCGGTCAGCAGATCGACGGCATTGCCGTGTACCGGCATGAAGTCGCCCTGGCGCTGCACCAGCGGCACGATCTCGGCAGTGGCAGTGTCGGGCTGCGGCACCCAGCGCAGGCGCCGCTGCAGCGCCTGCTCTTCGCGGATGACCAGCGATGCCTCGGCCTGGCGGCGGATGCGTTCGCGTGACAGCCAGGGATGGCCGAACAGCAGGTACAACGGCAGGCCCAGCAGCGGCACGAAGCCGACCAGCAACAGCCAGCTGCGTGCGGCCCCCGGCGTGGTGCGGGTGGGAATCCAGCACAGCGCGACCAGGCGGATGAGCCAGTCGATCAACAGCAGGTAGGAGCCCAGCAGCCACTCGAACAGCATCGCGTCGCCCGTCGGGAGGTGTGCAGCCATTCTGCCCAGCAGGGTGTGTAGAGTCGAGCTTGCTCGACGGCTTGGAAGCCATGTGCCAACCAAGGTTGGCACCTACCGGGGGGGTGCGTGTGCCAACCAAGGTTGGCACCTACCGGGCGGGGTGAGCACCTGCCGGGCGCCGGGCATGAAAAAACCCGCCACAAGGGCGGGTTTTTCCGGAGGCGATCAGCAACCCTTGCGGATTACTTGATCTTGCCTTCCTTGTACGGGACGTGCTTGCGCACGACCGGATCGTACTTGGAGAATTCCATCTTCCCCGGGGTGTTCTTTTTGTTCTTGTCGGTCGTGTAGAAGTGACCGGTACCGGCGGTCGAAATCATACGGACCTTATCGCGCTTGCCTGCCATGATCGTCTACTCCTCAGACCTTTTCGCCGCGCGCACGCAGCTCAGCCAGAACGGAATCGATGCCGTTCTTGTCGATGGTGCGCAGTGCATGCGCGGAAACACGAAGCTTCACCCAGCGGTTTTCGCTGGCAACCCAGAAGCGGCGCTCGTGCAGGTTGGGCAGGAAACGACGACGGGTCTTGTTGTTGGCGTGCGAGACGTTGTTACCCGTCTGCACTCGCTTGCCGGAAACCTGGCATACGCGGGACATTGCGCACCTCGATAGTTAATTTTGTCAGCCCGTAGCCCGGGAGACGGCGGCCTCGGTGGTTACCCACCACACATCAAGAGAATCAAAGGGTTACGCTGGCGTTGGGCGGCCGGGGACGTGCTCCCGGGGGTGCCGCCCGGTACGAAACCGGACACAGCGAGCCGCGCATTATGCAGGCTTTCAATCACTTGCGCAAGTTGTCCACAGGGCGAAGGCTGAACGTGGCACGCCGTGTTCATGCCGGGTCTGACCATACTGGCGGCCCCTCCCGCGAGCCCTTCCATGCGACTGCTGGCCCTGACCTATGGCACCGAAGGCGACACCCGGCCGCTGGTGATGCTGTGCCACGGGCTGCGCCAGGCGGGCCATGAGGTGATGCTGCTGGCCGAACAGGGCACGCTGGCCACTGCGCGCGACCTCGGCGTGCCGCACGCGGCGCTGCAGGGCGACATCCACGATGAGGTGGTGGCCCTGGTGGCACGCGGCAACAACCTGGCTGCCGCCTCGCGCGGTCTGGCGCGGATGGCCGGCCGCCACGTGCCGGCCTGGATGGCGCAGGCCGATGCGGCCGCCGCAGGCTGCGACGCCATACTGACGGGGGGTCTGGCCGCCCTGGTGGGCTTGAGCGTGGCCGAACGGCACGACCTGCCAGCCATCGGCACCGGCATGATTCCGCTCACCCCGACGCGGGCCTTTGCATCCCCCTTCCTGCCGCCGCTGCCGCTGCCCGGGTTCCTGCGCCGGGCCAGCTACGGGCTGGTCAACCAGGCGGTGTGGCGCACGTTCCGCAAGCCGATCAACGTGGCGCGCGCCGCACTGGGGCAAGCCCCGCGCCGCACGCTGTGGACCGGCCTGCCAATGCTGTACGGCATTTCCCCGCAACTGCTGCCGCCGCCGCCGGACTGGCCGGCCGACCACGTGGTGTGCGGGCAATGGCGGATGCCGGAGCAACCGTGGTTGCCGCCGCCAGACCTGCAGGCCTTCCTGGATGCCGGTCCGCCACCGGTGTACCTGGGCTTCGGCAGCATGACCGGCTTCGACCGCGAGCGCGTGCTGCCGGCGTTGCTGCAGGCCCTGGCACCGCGCCGCGTGCTGCTGTTTCCCGGCTGGGCGGGCCTGCCTGCAGGCGACCTGCCGGCGAACGTGTTCGTCGTTGGCCCGACACCGCATGAAGCGTTGTTCCCGCGCTGCGCGCTGGCCATCCATCACGGTGGCAGCGGCACCACGCATTCGGCCTGCCGCGCAGGTATTCCTTCATTGGTGATGCCTTTCGCCGCCGATCAGTTCTTCTGGGCGCGGCGTCTGCAGGCGCTCGGTGTTGCGCCAGCACCACTGTCGCCGAAGCGCTTGCATGCGGCCACGCTGGCGACGGCCATCGCGTTCGCCGAAGACCCGGAAACGCGCGCACGTGCGGTTGCACTGGGTGCAGCGATGGCCAGCGAAGATGGCGTGGCCACCGGTGTGGCGATGATCGAACGGTTGGCACGGCTTCCCGATGGGGTCGGATCCCGCGTCGACAGACGCGGGCTCTGACCCCTGCTGCGGGCCAAGTCAACGCAGGTGTGGAATCACCTGTGCCAGCAGATGTGCATCCTTCAGCGCGCCGTGCAGGCCGCGCTCGCCGGGAATGCCCAGGCGTTGCAGCAGGTCATCCAGCTTGTTGGGCTGCCCCGGCCAGCGCTGCTGGGCGATCTTCAGGCTGCAGGTCACGCTGCAATGGTGGGCCAGGGCCACCGTGTGGCCGGCCAGGCGAAGTTCATGGTCCAGGAAGCCGACGTCGAACGTGGCGTTATGGGCCACCAGTTCACTGCCACGCAGAAATTCAAGCAGTTCGACCGCCTTGTTGGAGAACAACGGCTTGCCGACCAGCATGGCGTCGCTGATGCCGTGCACACGTTGTGCGAAAGGATCCACGCGACGTTGTGGCTGCAGGAACGTGTGGAACTGGCGACCCGTGATTCGTCCGTCGATCATTTCCACCGCACCGATTTCGATGATGCGATGGCCCTGCTTGTGCGACAGGCCGGTGGTTTCGGTGTCCAGTGCAACGATACGACTCATGTGGCAATCCATTTCCTTTGTGGCGTGCCGGAAATGGTCGCACGAACGTTGACGCCATCGACCTAGGAACAGTTGCAAAACTTTGCGGCCGGGAGGCTGTAGCGCCGAGCAGAAGCGGTCGAGCAACGCTCGACGCTGCAAAGGCATTACCCCAGCACCTCCACCACCCAATCGATGAACACCCGCAGGCGCTGGCTCATGTGCCGGTTCGGCGGGAACATCACGTGCATCGGCATGGCCGGCAGCTGCCAGTCCTGCAGCACCGGTTGCAGTTCGCCGCGCGCCACATGCGGCTGCGCCATGTAGCTGGGCAGTGCGACCACGCCCAGTCCGGCCACAGCGGCCGCCAGATAGGCGTTGCCATCATCGAAGCCCACCGTGTAACGGCCCTGCACCTCCATGCGCTCATCGCCACGGCGGGCGCTGAACACCCGCGCGCGACCGCTGCGCGGGCTGAGGAAGCCGACCACGTGATGGTCCGGTCCTTCCAGTGCGCGCGGGTGGTCGGGCGCGCCGAAGCGCTGCAGGTAGGCAACGCTGGCGTAGAAGCCAAGCGGCAGGCTGGCCAGCGGCCGTGCGACCAGCGCCGGGTCGGCCGGCGTGCCGCCGCGGATCACGCAGTCCACGTTGTCGGCGATGACATCCACTTCGCGGTCGCTCACTCCGATGTCCAGCTGGATCTCCGGGTAGCGTGCGTGGAAATCTGCCAGCGCCGGCACCAGCCGCAGTCGTGCGTAGGGCCCCGGCACGTCGATGCGCAGGCGCCCGCGCGGCTGGCTGGCGGCTTCGCCCAGGCCGCCTTCCACCGCCTCCAGCTCGGCCAGCAGGCGGGCGATGCGCGGGTAGTACGCCGCGCCATCGGCGGTGGTGCTGACACGCCGGGTGGTGCGGTTGAGCAGGCGCAGGCGCAGGTGCGCTTCCAGCTGCTGCACCAGCTGGGTGACCGTGGTGCGGCTGATCTGCAGGGTGTGCGCGGCGCGGGTGAAGCTGCCGGTTTCCACCACCCGGGCGAAGGCCCGCATTGCCTCGAATCGGTCCATGGGCGGCCCGCAATTGTTTGGGATCGACAATCAATCTAGGCCGATTATCGCGGTTTATCCAGACAGCTTTGGCGAGGAGGATGGCCCTCTCTTCCACGGGATAGTCCCCATGTCACAGCGTGATGTCGTGTTCCCCGCCGGTCGCCAGGCCCTCTACGAGCGCAACCGCTACTCGCCGGCCATCCGATCCAACGGCTTCCTGTTCGTCTCCGGCCAGGTCGGCAGCCGCGAAGACGGCTCGCCCGAGCCGGACTTCGAGACCCAGGTGCGCCGCGCCTTCGACAACCTCAATGCGGTGCTGGCAGCCGCCGGCTGCACGTTCGACGATGTGATCGACGCGACGGTGTTTCTGGTCGATCCGGAAAAGAATTTCGAGAAGGCCTGGGCCATCGTGCCCGAATACTGGGGCCAGGCGCCGCACCCGAC
This genomic window contains:
- the rpmG gene encoding 50S ribosomal protein L33; the encoded protein is MMAGKRDKVRMISTAGTGHFYTTDKNKKNTPGKMEFSKYDPVVRKHVPYKEGKIK
- a CDS encoding glycosyltransferase, translated to MRLLALTYGTEGDTRPLVMLCHGLRQAGHEVMLLAEQGTLATARDLGVPHAALQGDIHDEVVALVARGNNLAAASRGLARMAGRHVPAWMAQADAAAAGCDAILTGGLAALVGLSVAERHDLPAIGTGMIPLTPTRAFASPFLPPLPLPGFLRRASYGLVNQAVWRTFRKPINVARAALGQAPRRTLWTGLPMLYGISPQLLPPPPDWPADHVVCGQWRMPEQPWLPPPDLQAFLDAGPPPVYLGFGSMTGFDRERVLPALLQALAPRRVLLFPGWAGLPAGDLPANVFVVGPTPHEALFPRCALAIHHGGSGTTHSACRAGIPSLVMPFAADQFFWARRLQALGVAPAPLSPKRLHAATLATAIAFAEDPETRARAVALGAAMASEDGVATGVAMIERLARLPDGVGSRVDRRGL
- the dnaQ gene encoding DNA polymerase III subunit epsilon, which produces MSRIVALDTETTGLSHKQGHRIIEIGAVEMIDGRITGRQFHTFLQPQRRVDPFAQRVHGISDAMLVGKPLFSNKAVELLEFLRGSELVAHNATFDVGFLDHELRLAGHTVALAHHCSVTCSLKIAQQRWPGQPNKLDDLLQRLGIPGERGLHGALKDAHLLAQVIPHLR
- a CDS encoding LysR family transcriptional regulator gives rise to the protein MDRFEAMRAFARVVETGSFTRAAHTLQISRTTVTQLVQQLEAHLRLRLLNRTTRRVSTTADGAAYYPRIARLLAELEAVEGGLGEAASQPRGRLRIDVPGPYARLRLVPALADFHARYPEIQLDIGVSDREVDVIADNVDCVIRGGTPADPALVARPLASLPLGFYASVAYLQRFGAPDHPRALEGPDHHVVGFLSPRSGRARVFSARRGDERMEVQGRYTVGFDDGNAYLAAAVAGLGVVALPSYMAQPHVARGELQPVLQDWQLPAMPMHVMFPPNRHMSQRLRVFIDWVVEVLG
- a CDS encoding RidA family protein, encoding MSQRDVVFPAGRQALYERNRYSPAIRSNGFLFVSGQVGSREDGSPEPDFETQVRRAFDNLNAVLAAAGCTFDDVIDATVFLVDPEKNFEKAWAIVPEYWGQAPHPTLTGIGVTWLYGFQFEIKVIAKLP
- a CDS encoding FAD/NAD(P)-binding protein, whose translation is MAYNPRMTDSARTAEADLAIIGGGAAGVLVALHVLRLARQPLRIALFEPASQPAQGIAYSTPWPEHLLNVPAAKMSAFPEQPGDFLDYLEAANAYPGEARDVLGDRYVCRHYFASYLQQRLQQAAAASPAQVQVIAQPVLALQVDAHGCQLQLGDGQVLRAAQAVLATGNSMRPLPVPGADALPADAVVEAWDYDGVRTLAGAQALAIVGSGLSMADTVLALVAAGHSGPLHVISRHGLLPLAHDHGALPSFDPASLLPLTLRQRLRALRQHAGELQAAGQPWQGVMDRIRAHGQALWCSLDAADQRRFLRHVVRYWDVHRHRIAEGIDAQLQALQASGQLQIHRARLQQVRQQDDALLLSGRSADGADQAWAVAGIINATGVETRATALRNPLLQQLLADGVARPGPHGLGLDSSVPGDRLHDAQGRPQPRLGVLGSLRIGSLWESLAVPELRQQAQALATQVVAGHATAMP
- the rpmB gene encoding 50S ribosomal protein L28, translated to MSRVCQVSGKRVQTGNNVSHANNKTRRRFLPNLHERRFWVASENRWVKLRVSAHALRTIDKNGIDSVLAELRARGEKV
- the cls gene encoding cardiolipin synthase; this encodes MLFEWLLGSYLLLIDWLIRLVALCWIPTRTTPGAARSWLLLVGFVPLLGLPLYLLFGHPWLSRERIRRQAEASLVIREEQALQRRLRWVPQPDTATAEIVPLVQRQGDFMPVHGNAVDLLTDYDESLHSLIADIDQAEDRVHLLYYLMFDDAVGEAIVEALQRAAARGVQCRVLLDAVGAKRGLRAYRKRLQARDVEVRAMLPGGLRWRRSGRMDLRNHRKIAVIDNEVAYVGSQNLAGPQFVPGHPNRELVARVRGPAVAHLEAVFASDWYMETGQRLEVIANVPVCSDDIATQLLPSGPAYPYSNARDAVAALIHLARRRLVMVTPYFVPDEATLSALRIAALSGVQVQLILSASNNQRLTSWAQEAYYDELLRCGVQIALYEPQFLHAKHMSVDEDIAVLGSINMDIRSFALNAEIGLICYDRPLVKQLCAIEDDYLRQSTLLDLEQWRQRPAWRRSREGIARLADALM